The following nucleotide sequence is from Triticum dicoccoides isolate Atlit2015 ecotype Zavitan chromosome 7B, WEW_v2.0, whole genome shotgun sequence.
GCCGACGGCTCCTCCTCCCCCCGCGGCTCGTGGGGTCTGGTGGACTCGGGCGTGCTGGCGGCGGATCTGGGCGTCCCGGCCCAGTTCCGGTGGTTGTTTTGGTCTCCGGTGGCGGGGGTGGCTGGCGTCCCTGTGGAGGTGGTGGTGTTGCGGCCGGTGTCCTTGCTGCTCCTGTGCGGGGTGGCGGGGCTTTGGGTTGTTCTGACCAGGGCGTGGAGGCGCAGGTGATGTGGTGGTGGCAGGTTGATTGCGGCGGCGGCCAGATTGTTCTGGCGTCGGCTCGTCTGTAAGTTGCCTGTGTCGACCTCCGACCCCTTTCCTCGGTGTCCGTTCGCTTCTCTCGCCGGAGGGCTGGCCTTCTCCCGGCTGCGGTCCATCGACCGTCTCGCACTCGGTGCCGTAGGACCGAGCTGGTCTCGCGCCCAGCAGCAGGCCCGGCccatctcgcgcccggcagcaggactgcgctcgtctcgcgcccggcagcaggaccggcccgtctcgtgcccggcagcaggactgcgctcgtctcgcgcccggtgtaGCAGGACGGTTCGATGGAGACTTGTTGtggccgacctattgggtctcgGCGCTGGGACCGGCCAGGGGTGCGGAAGGCCGATCCTTTCCGCCCGTCTCTGCGGTTGGGGTAGCGGTGGGGCTCGGGGGacgtggtgtcaaggtcttggattccggggcggcggccctggtggtggtggcaCAGTGCTCCTGGGCAGAGCTCGTGCCTCGGTGCTGCCCGGTTGCCACggccgtgtgggcggcatggtagccggggtgtggcgttcggtggcggtgagggttggccggggtgaaaacctactctatcttcggacggactggCGACGGCGTAgatcgctcccttcttgaaggcgtcatcgCGGCTATCATTGCCcgtcgtgttgctccaggggaaactctgatccttggatcgggcggtggcggcgctccggtgtcgtatccttcttgaaggcgccgccttgaagcccacggttcgtcatatgcggcttcacTTCTTCGCGGTGGTGTTCACGGCTGAAGCCCCCGGCGGCTCTTGTAGTGCTAGGGAGTATGCTGCGCCTATGTATTcagccttgggtgtgtgtgtgcgATTGTGTTGGGTGAGTGTGGTTGTATCAGGCACTGTTGGTctatgctttatatataaagcggggcgaaagctttTTTCGGTAtacaaagcggggcgaaagcctttttcgatatACAAAGCGGGGCGAAAACCTGTTTCGAGAGATTTGACTAGAAAGTAATGTTGAAATCCAAGTCTACGTCGCAAGTTTCTCGCCCTTTACTTCCGCTGTCTTGTTTCACGAGGGAAGAGCAGTGTGGGATTTTTGTGCCCCCACAAGGCAGAGTAGCTCCTGAACTGTCCAAAGGCACCACAATCCTCGACAGCTCTACCCAAGAAGATTCATTGCCACCATGGATCCTGCATCAGTGAGGAAGCAGGAGGGTCGTTGCTGGTGTTGCCATATTAGAGAAAACCATGAATACAGAGGTAGAATAACCACCACCAAGGTGGGAAAAGAAACCTGTCGCCACCATTCCACCATTCCATATGTGAGAGGGACGATGAAACACCTGTGAGCACGCCGGGGAGGAGAGGACAACGAACGAGTCCGGCCAAGGTAATGAGATCCACCAAGGAATCCACCTGCTGACATGTAGTCTTTCCCGAGCGGCCGTTCACGTGGGTCACGGGCGTGAGTCACTGCTATGTAGTACAACCCTATTGTTGGTACTAATTTGTTTAGTGTGGTCTGTTGTATGCTCAAGAGCACTTTTTGCATCCAACGTACATGAGTCTAATCTTGAGGGTTTGAAATGATTTATTGTTCCCTTGTGTTGGTCACTACACATGCAAATTTCTAAATCACAGAGATGTTTGTCATTTTAGGCTGTGAATGATGAAATTATCGCGGAACTTGTGAACCAATGCCGATCATACCAGAAAAAGATCATGAGTTTGGTTAGTTCAGTGAGGTACGTGCTGTATGAACATTGTCTCCTACATTCTCGCATCTTATTACTGTGGCAGCAGTCATATCATCTTTTGCTATTAAGGGCATATTTGGTTTAAAGAATTTCTGTGTAAGTTGTAAGTTGTGTGTAAGAATAATCCGATGTTTCTCCACACAACCTTTCACTCAGATTGTAATTCTGTTTCAAATTAATAACGATCAAGATTCTCCGTCGAAAAATTAAACCCAGACCGAAGTCAAGCTTATTATTACCTGGACACTCCCCTTACATAACATGACAACGTTAAGTAGTGTCAATCACTGTTCAGAGGCAGGGATCATTTTTACAGAATGACAGCCGCAATTCCATATAAATTATCTGACGTTCCTGTGCTGCATTACAGTGATGAGGACCTCTTGAGCCAAAGTCTCGACTTGAACGACAGATTGCAAATTCTGCTTTCCAAACACGATGCAATTGCATCAGGTTCCCCTCTACCGGGTGAAGAAACGGATGTGTTGAGTGAATTACCCAGAGGGACCACTACAACCCCTGCAGTAAGAGTTGTTCCCGAAACTGCCATTGTACCAGCTTttgtcttggatgatgaagaggaagaggaggaagatgatgagttCTCTCAGTTAGCTCGCAGGTCGTACTAAATGACCGATCTTTATTGTTTCATACTTCGTTCAGTCTATCTTGCATGATTCATTGCTGACGATTAATTGTGATCAGGAATTCGAGATTCAGGTCAGCAAATGACAAGAGCGCCTCTTCAGGCGTAGGCGCATCATTGTCGTCCACGCAGGATGGAACGGCAAGCTCAGCAGCTTCTGTGACCACTACAGCATCACCATCTACTTCAAGCAGTGCATTAGCATTGCCTGATCATCTAGCTCCTATAAAGACTTCTCCAGAAGACAAGATTATGAGCGACCTTCTTGCGCTCACCATAGTGTCAGGCCCATCACCTGAACCTGCCTTGCATCCTGGTGGTTCCCCAACCAGTTATCATCCACAGCCTCATTATGTAGGCCCAGAACACACAGCTGCAGCGCACAATAGCTACGTCGCTCCTTGGGCTCAGCATCAACCTCAAACTGCACCCatcaagcagcagcagcaggagcaggcaCCACCACCTCAACCACAATTTCCTTACAACCCATCTCCTTACCCGCCGCCACCATGGGCCCCTCAGGACAACACCGAGTCAAACCCTTTCGTGGCATCTTCATCGCAGCAACTTTCAACCTCCAGCTCGCCTCTTAAAGTACCGTTGAACATGAGGCCTCTACAGCAATCACAATCTTTCGGCGTACCGCTTCGAAGTGCTGCGTCAGATTCACCGACAAACAAGAGCCTGAAGCAACCGATGTCTGCAGGGTCTCGCCGGCCGTCTTATGTTCCTTCTAACAAGTTCTTTGATGATCTGCTCGAGAGAAATGCGGATGGCACTCTGAAAACGGGCAGCACGGTAATTGGAGGCACGTCCAGTCCATACAAACCGTAGCAATGCCGGTGGAATCAATATATGAAAGAATATCTGTCTCTGGTTCATACAAACCAATAATAAGCTGTAGTGATGACAGAGGACTTAAAATATGAAAGACTTGctttgtttgtcttcataactgctACGAGTCCATTTGATCCGCAAACTTTGTTACCCAGATTGATTTGCTTGATGCTTCTTCGGAACATCTGAATACGTCATGCCTACGTGAAAGCATAAATCTCTTCTGTTGTGGAGGAGTTTTTGGTGGCAAAATATGTTTGTGCACTTCAAATAAGACGCCATCCCGAGTTTGATGCTATTTCTGCAGCTGGTTTCTTATTTTTCTTGGACTGGGCAGTTGCAGAGAAAAAAAAGGGGTGTGCTCTGAAGGCAGTCTTTTCCTTTATATTCATATCACCCCTTCAATCTCCATTAGGCTGAAGTTCCAGTTGAAGAAGTTGCTTCAGgtgttattttatttattttatttttgtaagCCAATTTTGTTTGGCATCCATTCTTGACCGTCCTTAACAATTAATAATATATGGCTGCAAGGGAGGGGAGAGGGTGTGGAAGAGACGGAGAGATGAGAGGAATTGATGGATTGTGAAGAGAGatacttagagcatggttaatagtatagcgctGGCTATATGATCTTGTCCCATCATCTATAGTCAACCTTATAACTGACAAGTACAATAGTTGCATATAAATATGTATCGCTTTTTTGATACATGGCTCATCTTACTCTCATAACATGTCTACGAGCGTGTGCTGCAGCCGGCTGTTAATCAGTAGTCCGCttatcttctctctccttcaacttatCAAAATATAATATTTAAAGGCTTAAGTTTGCCTACATCatcctattgtacttgctcttatggTGCCTATTTAATGTGGTATCTAATGCTTCAATTAACACCTTGGCTAACCAAAAAATTGGGGCCATGTTCGGTCTAGTTGCAGAAGCTGACATACGTCCCTGATCAATCGATATAGACTTCTCCTATTTAACGTGTAGGTCGACAATTGTCGNNNNNNNNNNNNNNNNNNNNNNNNNNNNNNNNNNNNNNNNNNNNNNNNNNNNNNNNNNNNNNNNNNNNNNNNNNNNNNNNNNNNNNNNNNNNNNNNNNNNNNNNNNNNNNNNNNNNNNNNNNNNNNNNNNNNNNNNNNNNNNNNNNNNNNNNNNNNNNNNNNNNNNNNNNNNNNNNNNNNNNNNNNNNNNNNNNNNNNNNNNNNNNNNNNNNNNNNNNNNNNNNNNNNNNNNNNNNNNNNNNNNNNNNNNNNNNNNNNNNNNNNNNNNNNNNNNNNNNNNNNNNNNNNNNNNNNNNNNNNNNNNNNNNNNNNNNNNNNNNNNNNNNNNNNNNNNNNNNNNNNNNNNNNNNNNNNNNNNNNNNNNNNNNNNNNNNNNNNNNNNNNNNNNNNNNNNNNNNNNNNNNNNNNNNNNNNNNNNNNNNNNNNNNNNNNNNNNNNNNNNNNNNNNNNNNNNNNNNNNNNNNNNNNNNNNNNNNNNNNNNNNNNNNNNNNNNNNNNNNNNNNNNNNNNNNNNNNNNNNNNNNNNNNNNNNNNNNNNNNNNNNNNNNNNNNNNNNNNNGATCACTCTTCGATTTTGTCCAAAACCTTTCTttgttttttgctctttttttcctttcttagttctttcttttcttttttcatttttgttttattttattcatatttttattttttcaaattaatgaactttcttttaaatcatgatttttttttcaattcaaaaaagttcataaatttcaaacatattttttagttcataaaattcaattttttttcatcaaaTTAAAAAATCAGTAAATTCAAAGTTCGTTCATCAAACCCAAAAGATGTTCATAGAAATTCAAAAGTCTTCATCATCTATTTAAAATTCTCATGAatttcaaataaatgttcatcgAATTAAAATATTGTTCATTCAATTCAATGTTTGCTCATCAAATTCAAAAAGCAAATAGAATGGAAAATTTGTTCATCGAATACAAAAATGTTAATCAAAATTCAATAATATTCGTTTTTTGAgatttatgattttttttggaatcgGCAGACATTTCATGAAATTCTTGAACATTTGTTTGAATTTAAGAACATATTTTAGAATCTGGATTTTTTTCAAGTATATGAACACTCTATAAAATTAGTGAACAATTTTATATTTTGTTTCTTATTTTGTAAACTATTTTCCAAATCATGAAGATTTTTTGTATTCCCAAATTTATATAAagaagaaaataataataaaataataaaataaaataaaaaggaaatggAAGAGAAAAGAAGTCACCGCGCTCCACACATGGGCTAGGTTTCATTGTTTCCCTTGGCACAACGCGCTAAATAGGAGCGCTCCCATCGATATAGAGTCCACTTCTCATTCCTCCTCCTCGAAAAAAAGTCAAGGAATCTATATATTGGAAGCTCGTATTTTCGAATTGGtcgtattttttttccttttgcgaAAAGCACATGGGTCTATTATGAAAGTTCAGACATATTACCACAATTTGATATTTTTTTATCTATTTGAAGCTagagaaaagtatatttttcgtccctcaaaTTTTTAGGAAAGTCTAGATTTGATCCCTCAACTATAAAATCGGACAATTTGCATCCTCAACTATTGAAACCAGGCAAAGTTCGTCCCTTCTCTCGTCTGATCTGGTTTTATTGTACTCAGCCGGTTTTGaccggtcaaagctgacgtggcaAGGGAGACCCGACCTGTCCCGGTTCCCCTATCTCGCGGATGTGCTCGACCCCGCCGCCGGCGAACGCCCCTTGCGCCGCCCTTGTATTCTCCACCTCCCCGTTCTTTCCCTTGTTCTCTCCATCCCGACTCCACCTGCTCAACCGCACAACCCAACCTTCCTCGCGCCGCCATCAGCGCCTCGTGCGGGCCCCCTCCCGCAGTCCGGCCAGTCGCCACCACGTCTTCCTCCGTCTGCATCGCCCGATGGCCACCAACCCGCTCCCATCCGCCGCCCTACCCTCTTTTGCCTCCTGG
It contains:
- the LOC119336644 gene encoding TOM1-like protein 4; this encodes MRLIMAARFVLFFTEAETDRPSPIPTPTHSLQYRHRPSSSSSSLRDPIDPPPRRTYVFRERERRVEKGVEEEDMAAAVRVDKATSDLLLGPDWTLNIDICDAANSDHGQAKEVIKTLKKRLQHKNSSVQSLALTLLETLVKNCGDHVHFLVVERGILQEMVKLAKKKANVQVRDKILTLLDSWQEAFGGPGGKHPQFYWAYSELKQSGLEFPRRSPEAATIFAPHLQPGIGSPVNSSLRADGMISSSGSPLSLSDLQRILSAAELLSEMLREVDPNDHEAVNDEIIAELVNQCRSYQKKIMSLVSSVSDEDLLSQSLDLNDRLQILLSKHDAIASGSPLPGEETDVLSELPRGTTTTPAVRVVPETAIVPAFVLDDEEEEEEDDEFSQLARRNSRFRSANDKSASSGVGASLSSTQDGTASSAASVTTTASPSTSSSALALPDHLAPIKTSPEDKIMSDLLALTIVSGPSPEPALHPGGSPTSYHPQPHYVGPEHTAAAHNSYVAPWAQHQPQTAPIKQQQQEQAPPPQPQFPYNPSPYPPPPWAPQDNTESNPFVASSSQQLSTSSSPLKVPLNMRPLQQSQSFGVPLRSAASDSPTNKSLKQPMSAGSRRPSYVPSNKFFDDLLERNADGTLKTGSTVIGGTSSPYKP